The window ctCCTTATGATCAACTTAACAAAAATGATGCTAACGATAAAGAAACTGTTGTTTCTGATGCTAACGATAAAGAAACTGATGTTTCTGATACTAATGAAGAACAGGCGAGcaatgaatatttaattccGGTAGAGCagaataaaattgaaaatggagGGACATTATCATTCAATATCACTATTGGCAACTTTAAAAATGACCTTTTTCTTATAATAAGCgataaagataaaaagCAAATGATCAATCTGGAGTTAAGTAAATGCTGTGGCAAACTTATTGACTCAATAAACGAAAATTATGATAGATTTTCATATCCAGAGGAATTAATGGCAAGTAATGCAATAGATTTAAACTTGACGTGGCAATCATCAATATACGCCTTGAAAACAAAATCTTCCGATACACCTTTAGcaataattccaatagaaaataaaagcATTCCCTATCAAGCTGTTTTGCTGAACTCTTCAACAAgagaagaattaaaaacaaaCTGGAGTTACACTACAGGAGTCAAAAATCTAAGTTCTGTTTCGTGCACAATCAATGCATTAGAAGGTAGATGCAAAAGTTCAAGTGTTACAGTCACAAAAATGGTTAATCCAAACATAGAATTTTTGAGATTTGGCTTCCTGTTTTCTAAAGATACTTTGGCTCCTTTCGAAATGACCATTTCTCAAAACTCTAATAATTTGGCAACTTTACAAATATCATCAAATGTCATTAAAGTTCAATCTAGTGATTCAGAGGAAATAACTctcaaaaaagaatttactACTGGAGAATGGGTTTCCGgagatatttttattatttcagaTGATATTCATAATGTAATTGAAGAAGATAGCAGTATTTCATGTAAAAACTATAATGATTCGTGTTATAGTACACAAAATAGTCAGGACTGGATGGGTATAGTTAGTGAAAAATCTATTCTTAGATATGCGTACTTGAAGAAGCAGGCTGTGGAAAATAAAGTCAAAACAGATACAAACACTGAAGCTGATTCATCATCGTCTAGCTCAAAAACTCAGTATTACCTTTATATCtcatttaaaaattgtattattgCTAAACTTAATATAAActctaattcttttaaCAAAGTTTCAGTTTCAAACAGACAAGGCTCAAGCAATTTAGTCTATTGGAGATTGAAAGGTGGTGTCTCCACctctattaatattccCGATAGCTATCTGGATAATCTCAAAACAGATATtccaaaagaaattgagGCAAACACAAATAAAAACTAGTTATCAGATTCtaataacaaaataataataaatttatctGTAGTAatgtaaattattatttatttaaaataatgctgatatcaaaaatattgattatGTTACCAACTAAtccaattaatttttttatccCGATATTATACATGAATTTAGCAACGTCTCGTCTCGCATGTAAATCGagaatttgtattttatGGAAATTTAATCCACAATATATTCTTGAGAAGGTTTGCTCTTCGGGtgttaaattaaattaaatgacTGAAAATTTACAAGAAGGTTCCTTGAATTTCGAATTGccaaaatttcaaatagaAGTTGGGTTTTGGAAGGCTGCTAGTACTCTTAAATACGATGTTATTAAATCCAGTGAGGATTCGTTTGATATACTTGGTTTTTACAATCaagaaacaaatattattcgAATTAGACAAGAGTCTTTGAATTCGAAAAATAAAGAGTATTTAGGTAAAgtttcaaattaatatttctaacttaatttttttttaaatttcattttttcgAAAAATTTTTTAGAATACAATAATTCCGTGATTGGAAAGTTGAGTTTAGTCAACTCCATGTCAGCtatcattaattttggTAATATTGATCATGGCTGTGACTCCTACCTGGAATCTGCAGTTGATAATGCAATGATGtggattaataatagttcTAACCATGAAAAATATCCATTTACTTTCAAATTATgcatttattttgattttaaaacCCAAATAGCTTATTATAGTGCTTTTTTTCCTAATGTAAACACTAATTTCAACATTAAGACTGACAAACAA is drawn from Cryptosporidium parvum Iowa II chromosome 4, whole genome shotgun sequence and contains these coding sequences:
- a CDS encoding hypothetical protein (manually annotated according to blastx results and ORFs. See cgd4_30) — encoded protein: NRDLQNPLLAFPLPTNQLAVATQFYDENFQEKWVLRSGFSGKSYVYFKIDFIKTIIIGYVPNLGLVLDSTILHPENIKTPYDQLNKNDANDKETVVSDANDKETDVSDTNEEQASNEYLIPVEQNKIENGGTLSFNITIGNFKNDLFLIISDKDKKQMINLELSKCCGKLIDSINENYDRFSYPEELMASNAIDLNLTWQSSIYALKTKSSDTPLAIIPIENKSIPYQAVLLNSSTREELKTNWSYTTGVKNLSSVSCTINALEGRCKSSSVTVTKMVNPNIEFLRFGFLFSKDTLAPFEMTISQNSNNLATLQISSNVIKVQSSDSEEITLKKEFTTGEWVSGDIFIISDDIHNVIEEDSSISCKNYNDSCYSTQNSQDWMGIVSEKSILRYAYLKKQAVENKVKTDTNTEADSSSSSSKTQYYLYISFKNCIIAKLNINSNSFNKVSVSNRQGSSNLVYWRLKGGVSTSINIPDSYLDNLKTDIPKEIEANTNKN